In Bradyrhizobium lablabi, one DNA window encodes the following:
- a CDS encoding Rap1a/Tai family immunity protein produces MKRLVIAALLFFPGIAHAEYFDTGADLWNLCTDNASGHNYLCMGMSTAYFDMMHATGYRCAMPAVDREKVRDVVLKYLTDNPDKRGQPASELAIASLKTAFQCVEPAPPQAMRPSAPAPKAGKPKGGPILLTPQQ; encoded by the coding sequence ATGAAGCGTTTGGTAATCGCCGCCCTGTTGTTTTTTCCCGGCATCGCGCATGCCGAATATTTCGACACCGGCGCCGATCTGTGGAACCTCTGCACGGATAACGCGTCCGGACACAATTATCTTTGTATGGGGATGTCGACCGCCTATTTCGACATGATGCACGCAACAGGCTATCGATGTGCCATGCCGGCCGTCGATCGAGAGAAAGTGCGCGACGTTGTTCTCAAATATCTCACTGATAATCCCGACAAACGCGGACAACCGGCGTCCGAACTTGCCATCGCCTCGCTGAAGACCGCATTTCAATGCGTCGAGCCGGCTCCGCCACAGGCCATGCGCCCGAGCGCACCAGCGCCAAAGGCCGGCAAGCCGAAGGGCGGCCCGATTTTGCTCACCCCGCAACAATGA